In Bacillus cytotoxicus NVH 391-98, the following are encoded in one genomic region:
- a CDS encoding ArsR/SmtB family transcription factor, protein MLETFQKELELYESNAELLKVLAHPVRLCIVKGLIERGPSNVSTMYTGLNMPQSTISQHLAKLKSAKIVSSERKGLEIYYKVENEVIIQLVHVLLG, encoded by the coding sequence ATGTTAGAAACCTTTCAAAAAGAATTAGAACTTTATGAGAGTAATGCAGAATTATTGAAAGTGCTTGCTCATCCTGTTCGCTTATGTATTGTAAAGGGCTTAATTGAAAGAGGCCCAAGTAATGTTTCTACAATGTACACTGGCTTAAACATGCCACAATCCACAATTTCACAGCATTTAGCAAAGTTAAAAAGCGCTAAAATTGTCTCTAGTGAAAGAAAAGGATTGGAGATTTATTACAAAGTAGAGAATGAAGTCATCATTCAGCTCGTTCATGTATTATTAGGTTAG
- a CDS encoding class I SAM-dependent methyltransferase yields the protein MGIEFILRGYMEKEKDYSISYRTYMEVALYNQEHGYYMNSRNKIGRKGDFFTTSNVSSAVAKTFARFFIRLVQGGEIEPNLCEIGAGTGRFAYDVLQEWQRLSPETFADLHYSIIELSPFHRKLQKQQLNSFSNISQHQSYQELGDSFAGIVFSNELFDAFPVEVIEKRKGVLYEVRVSYTNEGKLTEVFRPIENETVHYLRRHHIRLSEGQRFEVPIVAESYIEEIAAWIKEGLLITVDYGYTKEEWMHPAHREGSLRGYYHHQLIRSPLAYPGEMDITAHVHWDEIKKAGETTGLYTVWHTKQSTFLLAAGILEQLMNHQDRNPFSENQKINRSIRSMILDGGIGDAFDILIQKKGLPFLDVNRYLYV from the coding sequence ATGGGGATAGAGTTCATTTTAAGGGGATATATGGAAAAGGAAAAGGATTATTCGATTTCATACCGCACGTATATGGAAGTTGCATTATATAATCAAGAACATGGATATTATATGAACAGCCGTAATAAAATCGGAAGAAAAGGTGATTTCTTTACAACTAGTAATGTCTCTTCTGCAGTTGCAAAGACATTTGCTCGATTTTTTATCCGGCTTGTTCAAGGGGGAGAAATCGAACCTAACCTTTGTGAAATTGGGGCTGGAACAGGGAGATTTGCTTATGATGTTTTACAAGAATGGCAGCGCCTATCTCCTGAAACTTTCGCTGATTTACACTATTCTATTATTGAGTTAAGCCCTTTTCATCGCAAGCTACAAAAACAGCAACTGAACTCATTTTCTAATATTTCTCAGCACCAATCTTATCAAGAATTAGGTGACTCTTTTGCAGGAATTGTTTTTTCGAATGAATTATTTGATGCTTTCCCTGTTGAAGTAATTGAGAAGCGTAAGGGAGTGCTATATGAAGTGCGAGTTTCATATACAAATGAAGGAAAACTTACAGAGGTATTTAGGCCGATAGAAAATGAGACAGTTCATTATTTAAGAAGACATCATATAAGACTTTCAGAAGGACAACGATTTGAAGTTCCAATTGTAGCAGAATCCTATATAGAAGAGATTGCTGCATGGATAAAAGAAGGATTACTGATTACAGTCGATTATGGTTATACAAAAGAAGAGTGGATGCATCCAGCTCATCGTGAAGGAAGTTTAAGAGGGTATTATCATCATCAATTGATTCGAAGCCCGCTTGCTTATCCTGGTGAAATGGATATTACAGCTCATGTACATTGGGATGAAATAAAGAAGGCTGGGGAAACGACAGGACTGTATACAGTATGGCATACAAAACAGAGTACTTTTTTATTAGCGGCAGGCATACTTGAACAGCTTATGAATCATCAAGATCGAAACCCTTTTTCTGAAAATCAAAAAATAAATCGATCCATCCGTTCCATGATTTTAGATGGAGGAATAGGCGATGCTTTTGATATTTTAATACAGAAGAAAGGATTGCCGTTTTTGGATGTAAATCGTTATTTATATGTATAG
- a CDS encoding MBL fold metallo-hydrolase yields MKWIQMPLGPLQTNAYILSNDQKECVIFDPGSEGEKLVTYLQQEGLKPLAILLTHAHFDHIGAVDAVREAFRIPVYVHKEEAEWLGDPAVNGSQIFMMNRSITAKPADYRIDGEGTLTIGPFTFEMFETPGHSPGSISYYCKEVNAVFSGDVLFQMSIGRTDLPGGSLTELMGSIEEKLFMLPDDTTVLCGHGPETNIGFEKENNPFLQ; encoded by the coding sequence ATGAAATGGATACAAATGCCGTTAGGGCCTTTACAAACAAATGCGTACATTTTAAGTAACGATCAAAAAGAATGTGTGATTTTTGATCCAGGTAGCGAAGGGGAAAAGCTTGTAACATATTTACAGCAAGAAGGGTTAAAGCCCCTTGCGATTTTATTAACACATGCACATTTTGATCATATCGGTGCAGTTGATGCGGTAAGGGAGGCTTTTCGTATTCCCGTATATGTACATAAAGAAGAAGCAGAATGGCTTGGTGATCCGGCTGTTAACGGTTCACAAATTTTTATGATGAATCGAAGTATTACAGCAAAACCAGCGGATTATAGGATTGATGGAGAAGGAACATTAACAATTGGTCCATTTACATTTGAAATGTTTGAAACACCGGGGCATTCTCCGGGTAGTATTTCCTACTATTGTAAAGAAGTGAACGCTGTATTTTCCGGAGATGTATTATTCCAAATGAGCATCGGTAGGACAGATTTACCAGGGGGAAGCCTTACAGAGTTAATGGGAAGTATTGAAGAGAAATTATTTATGCTACCAGATGATACGACTGTATTGTGTGGGCATGGTCCAGAAACGAATATTGGGTTTGAAAAAGAAAATAATCCATTTTTACAATAA
- a CDS encoding DUF2759 domain-containing protein, with protein sequence MGLVIIFALVTLLAVFATLRTLREKNLLAGGFSIATVLVFGWFTVMTVLNNGYPPAS encoded by the coding sequence ATGGGTCTTGTTATCATTTTTGCACTAGTCACTCTGTTAGCTGTATTCGCCACCCTAAGAACATTACGTGAAAAAAACTTACTAGCAGGCGGCTTCTCCATTGCAACCGTACTCGTTTTTGGATGGTTTACAGTTATGACCGTTCTAAATAATGGGTATCCACCAGCATCATAA
- the glcK gene encoding glucokinase, with amino-acid sequence MEEKWLVGVDLGGTTIKLAFINVYGEILHKWEIPTDTSEQGKHITLDVAKAIDKKLEELGELKSKLIGIGMGAPGPVHVATGMIYEAVNLGWKNYPLKDLLEVETGLPVVIDNDANLAAFGEMWKGAGEGAKDLVCMTLGTGVGGGVITNGEIVHGASGAAGEIGHITVVTENAFPCNCGKSGCLETVASATGIVRVAMQKMQETEKESILRSMLAEEGRITSKDVFEALGQGDELAAEVVEKIASYLGLAVANLASTLNPEKIVIGGGVSKAGDALLEPTQRYFEQYAFSRARKSTKLAIATLGNDAGVIGGAWLVKKQQYEVKMI; translated from the coding sequence ATGGAAGAGAAATGGTTAGTTGGTGTTGACCTGGGTGGGACGACAATTAAATTAGCATTTATTAATGTGTACGGTGAAATTTTACACAAGTGGGAAATCCCAACAGATACTAGTGAACAAGGAAAACATATTACACTAGATGTAGCCAAAGCAATCGATAAAAAATTAGAAGAATTAGGCGAATTAAAGAGTAAATTAATTGGTATTGGTATGGGTGCTCCGGGTCCTGTCCATGTAGCTACAGGCATGATTTATGAAGCGGTTAACTTAGGGTGGAAAAACTATCCATTAAAAGATTTATTAGAAGTTGAAACAGGTTTACCTGTTGTTATTGATAACGATGCCAACTTAGCAGCATTTGGGGAAATGTGGAAGGGTGCTGGAGAAGGTGCGAAAGATCTTGTTTGTATGACGCTTGGAACTGGTGTTGGTGGCGGTGTTATTACCAATGGTGAAATCGTTCATGGTGCAAGCGGTGCAGCTGGTGAAATTGGCCATATTACAGTCGTTACAGAAAATGCATTTCCTTGTAATTGCGGGAAATCTGGTTGCTTAGAGACAGTGGCATCCGCAACAGGGATTGTTCGTGTTGCTATGCAAAAAATGCAAGAAACAGAGAAGGAAAGTATACTGCGTTCGATGTTGGCTGAAGAAGGCCGTATTACATCAAAAGATGTATTTGAAGCATTAGGACAAGGTGATGAATTAGCAGCTGAAGTAGTAGAAAAAATCGCTTCTTATTTAGGATTAGCTGTAGCAAACCTTGCAAGTACATTAAACCCTGAAAAAATTGTAATTGGTGGCGGCGTCTCTAAAGCAGGTGATGCGCTATTAGAACCAACGCAACGCTATTTTGAACAATACGCATTCTCACGTGCTAGAAAGAGCACAAAGCTAGCAATTGCAACGCTTGGTAATGATGCGGGTGTAATTGGAGGAGCTTGGCTTGTAAAAAAGCAGCAATACGAAGTGAAGATGATATAA
- a CDS encoding YqgQ family protein, whose translation MRSIYDIQQLLKKFGTVIYTGDRVADLQLMQEELHELNQSQLIERNDYQTALFLIKQEIQKEMSKK comes from the coding sequence ATGAGATCCATTTATGATATTCAGCAATTACTAAAAAAATTTGGAACGGTTATTTATACAGGTGATCGGGTGGCTGATTTACAATTAATGCAGGAAGAGCTACATGAATTGAATCAATCACAGCTGATTGAACGAAACGATTATCAAACAGCTTTATTTTTAATAAAGCAAGAAATTCAAAAAGAGATGAGCAAGAAATAG
- a CDS encoding 5-formyltetrahydrofolate cyclo-ligase, producing the protein MNEEKIQLRKRMLKHMYSMTQEQRKALSEQIADSLYEQREWKEAETIGITLSMDHEVNTYVIIEKAWQEGKKVVVPKCNRKTRTMTFREIMNWDQLETVYMNLREPIPTVTKEVKVNEIDLLFVPGIAYTRRGERIGYGGGYYDRYLATYEGARVSLAFDFQIVDDIPIEPFDQNVEKIITEKETIV; encoded by the coding sequence ATGAATGAGGAGAAGATACAGCTACGTAAACGAATGTTAAAACACATGTATTCGATGACACAAGAGCAGCGTAAGGCTTTATCAGAACAAATTGCAGATTCTTTATATGAACAAAGAGAGTGGAAAGAGGCAGAAACAATTGGGATTACTCTTTCTATGGACCATGAAGTGAATACATATGTTATTATAGAAAAAGCATGGCAAGAAGGAAAAAAAGTAGTTGTACCAAAATGTAATCGAAAGACAAGAACAATGACTTTTCGTGAAATCATGAACTGGGATCAATTAGAAACGGTATATATGAATTTGCGAGAGCCTATTCCTACTGTAACGAAAGAAGTAAAGGTGAATGAGATAGATCTTCTCTTTGTCCCTGGAATTGCTTATACGAGACGAGGAGAACGTATTGGATATGGTGGCGGCTATTATGATCGTTACCTTGCTACATATGAGGGGGCAAGAGTGTCTTTAGCTTTTGACTTTCAAATTGTAGATGATATTCCGATAGAACCATTTGATCAGAATGTCGAAAAAATTATTACAGAAAAAGAAACAATTGTGTAA
- the rpmG gene encoding 50S ribosomal protein L33 codes for MRVNITLACTECGDRNYISKKNKRNNAERLELKKYCKRDKKSTLHRETK; via the coding sequence ATGCGTGTGAATATTACTCTAGCATGTACAGAATGCGGAGATCGTAACTATATCTCAAAGAAAAATAAACGTAACAACGCGGAGCGCCTTGAGCTTAAAAAGTATTGCAAGCGTGACAAGAAGTCTACGTTACACCGTGAAACAAAGTAA
- a CDS encoding sugar phosphate nucleotidyltransferase — protein sequence MKGVILAGGKGRRLRPLTCNVPKPMLPLLEKPVLEYNIELLRRHGIREIAITVQYLSNTIREYFGDGSKWGVKLHYFEDSPPLGTAGSIKQAEAFLDEPFVVISGDALTDFPLTEGIVFHQQKKRMLTMFVKEVENPLSFGLVVMNKEQEIIRYMEKPSWNEVISNVVNTGIYIMDPSIFSYIPPKTYADFSRHIFPLLENTNALFGYKAEGYWMDIGTFEQYRQAQFDLLTKKVNVTIPYTEVLPMVWMGEAVTIEKGTKIHGPSFIGDGVTIGAGAIVEPYSIIGKHSTVSSYTRLQKSIIFANTYIGKHCELLETTVGEKTRLEDDVTLYQKSVVADCCQIGKSTVIKQGGKLWPHKIIDHHSIIASGGVTKEEHASRWLQRSQIVGRGNIEITPQIIVKIAMAYGSLFRKGETILIGSYKNAEVQVFKKLFLHALHSVGMNTVECQEMNESPFQYTIRKLECIGGAFICFTKDQDMRIRFYGKEGRQLTYKQQKEIENLYMAENFRYVSEKEIGENQIIQICLEDYVTAVLEYIDVENIQAQQFHLLINKMDCLLQPLLLSFFQRLGCSITWVYAQERKEHVKSLMKSSHSNMAFICGEEGNVFELYDGHGRVYQSENVSEIDVSDLLLKTVEDMYPISLKLGNCYLLFYMHMEKELRQVWQRDMLYRIGKLLELIAKQGSTLSMMVEQTAPLYLLCDEVVCSWNEKGKIMGMLLQDMGEREIEILEGVQFKYAEKEWSYIVSDVKQPKFLVYSHAKNPLVARENMKNLIEKIRQYQKV from the coding sequence ATGAAGGGGGTTATTTTAGCTGGTGGAAAAGGAAGGCGCCTAAGACCGTTAACATGTAATGTTCCAAAACCGATGTTACCATTACTAGAGAAACCGGTTTTAGAATATAACATTGAATTGTTACGGCGACATGGTATTCGGGAAATCGCAATTACTGTTCAATATTTGAGCAATACGATTAGAGAGTACTTTGGGGATGGGAGTAAATGGGGCGTCAAATTACATTACTTTGAGGATTCACCCCCCCTTGGTACAGCAGGAAGTATTAAACAGGCTGAAGCATTTTTAGATGAACCGTTTGTAGTAATTAGCGGTGATGCATTAACAGATTTTCCATTAACAGAAGGGATTGTATTTCACCAACAGAAGAAGAGAATGCTAACGATGTTTGTAAAAGAAGTAGAAAATCCACTGTCTTTTGGGTTAGTGGTGATGAATAAAGAACAAGAAATTATACGTTATATGGAGAAACCGAGTTGGAATGAAGTCATTTCAAACGTTGTAAACACAGGGATTTATATTATGGATCCTAGTATTTTTTCTTATATACCTCCCAAAACATATGCTGATTTTAGTCGCCATATCTTTCCGTTATTGGAGAATACAAATGCGTTATTTGGATACAAAGCAGAAGGATACTGGATGGATATTGGAACATTTGAGCAGTATCGGCAAGCTCAATTTGATTTATTGACGAAAAAAGTGAATGTAACGATTCCTTATACAGAAGTATTACCGATGGTTTGGATGGGAGAAGCAGTAACGATTGAAAAAGGTACAAAGATTCACGGGCCATCTTTCATCGGTGACGGAGTAACAATCGGAGCGGGAGCGATCGTTGAACCGTATTCTATTATTGGGAAACATAGTACTGTATCAAGCTACACACGTCTTCAAAAAAGTATTATTTTCGCCAATACGTATATTGGGAAACATTGTGAATTATTAGAGACGACAGTTGGTGAAAAAACGAGACTCGAAGACGATGTCACGCTATATCAGAAAAGTGTTGTAGCGGATTGTTGTCAAATCGGGAAAAGCACTGTAATTAAGCAAGGTGGGAAGTTATGGCCTCATAAAATAATTGATCATCATTCTATTATTGCATCTGGTGGTGTTACAAAAGAAGAACATGCATCAAGGTGGTTGCAAAGAAGTCAAATTGTAGGTAGAGGAAATATCGAAATAACACCGCAAATCATTGTGAAAATAGCAATGGCTTACGGTTCATTGTTTCGGAAGGGTGAGACTATATTAATAGGAAGCTATAAGAATGCAGAAGTACAAGTTTTTAAAAAATTATTTCTGCATGCGCTTCACAGCGTAGGAATGAATACGGTGGAATGTCAAGAAATGAATGAATCCCCATTTCAATATACGATTCGGAAATTAGAATGCATAGGTGGTGCGTTCATTTGTTTTACGAAAGATCAAGATATGAGGATACGGTTCTATGGGAAAGAAGGAAGGCAGTTAACTTATAAGCAGCAGAAGGAAATAGAAAATTTATATATGGCTGAAAACTTTCGCTATGTATCTGAAAAAGAGATAGGAGAAAATCAAATAATACAAATTTGTTTAGAGGATTATGTAACGGCCGTTTTAGAATATATAGATGTTGAGAACATACAGGCGCAACAGTTCCACCTTCTTATTAATAAAATGGATTGTTTGTTACAACCGTTACTTCTTTCTTTTTTTCAAAGGCTTGGTTGTTCTATTACATGGGTGTATGCGCAGGAGCGGAAAGAACATGTGAAATCTTTAATGAAATCCAGTCATTCTAATATGGCCTTTATATGCGGTGAAGAAGGAAATGTATTCGAATTATATGATGGGCATGGTAGGGTGTATCAGAGTGAGAATGTTAGCGAAATCGATGTGTCAGACTTATTATTGAAAACAGTCGAGGATATGTATCCAATATCGTTAAAGCTAGGAAATTGTTATCTTCTCTTTTATATGCACATGGAAAAAGAATTGCGACAAGTGTGGCAAAGGGATATGTTATATCGGATTGGGAAGTTACTCGAGTTAATTGCAAAACAAGGGAGTACATTATCCATGATGGTAGAACAGACAGCACCGCTTTATTTGTTATGTGATGAGGTTGTTTGTTCGTGGAATGAAAAAGGGAAAATAATGGGGATGTTACTGCAAGATATGGGAGAAAGGGAAATAGAAATATTAGAAGGAGTTCAGTTTAAATATGCAGAGAAAGAATGGTCGTACATTGTTTCTGATGTGAAACAACCGAAATTTCTTGTATACTCACATGCGAAAAACCCACTAGTAGCAAGAGAAAATATGAAAAATCTTATAGAAAAGATTAGACAATATCAAAAGGTGTAG
- the phoU gene encoding phosphate signaling complex protein PhoU: MVREQFHYDLKTLQQKVMKLGELAGGALLLSMESLQKRDVEKALEVIDSDYRMDYLEEEINDFALMLITKQQPVASDLRKVFISIKTATDLERIADHAVNIAKATIRLGEKEVSVQLHHIEEMFSIAHEMLRLSLEAYQKENLTYAKQIAEMDDSVDEIYGKAIREFISTIPEQPEAITQITQLSFIARYIERIADHITNIAENVFYLVKGKHYLLND; this comes from the coding sequence ATGGTACGCGAGCAATTTCATTATGATTTAAAAACATTGCAGCAAAAAGTAATGAAATTAGGAGAACTAGCAGGAGGTGCTCTTTTACTTTCTATGGAAAGTCTTCAAAAGAGAGACGTAGAAAAGGCGTTAGAAGTGATTGATAGTGATTACCGAATGGATTATTTAGAAGAGGAAATTAACGATTTTGCGCTTATGTTAATTACAAAGCAACAGCCTGTAGCAAGTGATTTGCGAAAAGTTTTTATTTCAATTAAAACGGCAACAGACTTAGAGCGTATAGCAGATCATGCGGTAAATATTGCGAAAGCAACAATTCGTCTGGGGGAAAAAGAGGTATCTGTTCAGTTACATCATATAGAAGAAATGTTTTCAATTGCTCATGAGATGTTACGTCTTTCTTTGGAGGCCTACCAAAAGGAAAATTTAACGTACGCGAAACAAATTGCTGAAATGGACGATTCCGTTGATGAAATATACGGAAAAGCAATTCGTGAATTTATATCTACAATTCCAGAGCAACCAGAAGCTATCACACAAATTACACAATTATCTTTTATTGCTAGATATATTGAGCGTATAGCAGATCATATTACAAATATCGCAGAAAATGTTTTCTATTTGGTGAAAGGCAAACATTATTTATTAAATGACTAG
- the pstB gene encoding phosphate ABC transporter ATP-binding protein has product MVATVVNVQVKKEEKVETVPKKVVFDTKNLNLWYGEDHALKDVNLSIHENEVTAIIGPSGCGKSTYLKTLNRMVELVPIVRTTGVIEYRERNIFDKSYPVEELRTHVGMVFQKPNPFPKSIYENVAYGPKIHGIHDKKTLDAIVEKSLRGAAIWDELKDRLHDNAYGLSGGQQQRLCIARCLAIEPDVILMDEPTSALDPISTLKVEELIQELKKNFSIVIVTHNMQQAARISDKTAFFLSGEVVEYTDTNQLFTTPSDKRTEDYITGRFG; this is encoded by the coding sequence ATGGTAGCAACAGTAGTAAATGTACAGGTGAAAAAAGAGGAAAAAGTGGAAACAGTCCCAAAAAAAGTTGTGTTCGATACGAAAAATTTAAATCTATGGTATGGAGAGGATCATGCTTTAAAAGATGTGAATTTAAGCATTCATGAGAATGAAGTAACTGCAATTATTGGGCCTAGTGGTTGTGGGAAATCCACGTACTTAAAAACATTGAACCGTATGGTTGAGCTAGTCCCAATCGTTCGAACAACAGGCGTGATTGAATATCGAGAGCGTAATATTTTTGATAAATCATATCCTGTCGAAGAGTTACGTACACATGTTGGAATGGTGTTCCAAAAGCCAAATCCATTTCCGAAATCCATCTATGAAAATGTAGCATACGGTCCGAAAATTCATGGTATTCACGATAAAAAGACGCTTGATGCTATTGTAGAAAAAAGTTTACGTGGTGCAGCAATTTGGGATGAATTAAAAGATCGATTACATGACAATGCATATGGCTTATCTGGCGGCCAACAACAGCGTTTATGTATTGCCCGCTGTTTAGCGATTGAGCCGGATGTTATTTTAATGGATGAACCAACATCTGCTCTAGATCCAATTTCTACATTGAAAGTAGAAGAGTTAATACAAGAGTTAAAGAAAAATTTTAGTATTGTAATTGTGACACATAATATGCAACAAGCAGCACGTATCTCGGATAAAACGGCATTTTTCTTAAGTGGAGAAGTCGTAGAGTATACGGATACGAATCAATTATTTACAACACCTTCAGATAAACGAACAGAAGACTATATTACAGGACGCTTTGGATAA
- the pstA gene encoding phosphate ABC transporter permease PstA, with protein sequence MRMLNHKRIKENMSFRFWKDRVYKWIFSIAMLFSILILIVLLYQIFEKGIGYLSIDFLIHFASRHPNQTGIAAALSGTILFMSIVVPVSFILGVGTALYLEHYAKQSIFTRMIALNIQTLAGVPSVVFGLLGLTIFVYAFQLGESIVAAALTMSLLSLPTVVVSSQEAIRMVPDGLLEASYGVGATKWQTMYQVVLPTALPGILTGCILALSRAIGEAAPLLVIGALAFANYIPLGIFDRFTVLPIQIFNWMSRPQEEFQHVAAAGMIVLLGLLLIMNMVVLWLRNRK encoded by the coding sequence ATGCGGATGTTAAATCATAAGCGGATAAAAGAAAACATGTCGTTTCGCTTTTGGAAAGATCGAGTATATAAATGGATTTTTTCTATTGCAATGCTGTTTTCTATTCTGATTCTGATTGTATTGCTATATCAAATTTTTGAAAAAGGTATCGGCTATCTTTCAATCGATTTTTTGATACATTTTGCTTCGCGCCATCCAAATCAAACGGGGATTGCTGCCGCATTATCAGGAACAATATTGTTTATGAGTATTGTTGTACCAGTCTCATTTATTTTAGGAGTCGGTACAGCACTATATTTAGAGCATTATGCCAAACAATCTATTTTTACAAGAATGATAGCATTAAATATTCAAACATTAGCGGGTGTTCCATCTGTTGTATTTGGATTGTTAGGTTTAACAATTTTTGTTTATGCTTTTCAACTGGGAGAAAGCATAGTAGCTGCTGCGCTTACAATGAGTCTTCTTTCATTGCCGACAGTTGTTGTGTCCAGTCAAGAAGCAATTCGTATGGTACCGGATGGTTTATTGGAAGCTTCGTATGGAGTAGGAGCAACGAAATGGCAAACGATGTATCAAGTTGTATTACCAACTGCTCTCCCAGGAATTTTAACTGGATGTATTTTAGCTTTGTCTAGGGCAATTGGAGAAGCAGCGCCGTTATTAGTAATTGGAGCTCTTGCTTTTGCAAATTATATTCCACTTGGAATATTTGATAGATTTACAGTTTTACCAATTCAAATTTTTAATTGGATGAGTAGGCCACAAGAAGAGTTTCAACATGTAGCAGCAGCGGGGATGATCGTTTTACTAGGATTGTTGCTAATTATGAATATGGTTGTTTTATGGCTGCGAAATCGTAAATAA
- the pstC gene encoding phosphate ABC transporter permease subunit PstC — protein MAHHNKSQITFSVQHLIERNRLKRKKTQRINRMVPVFLKAIASVSIITTVGIVMTLANETMMFFRKVSLHDFFLDKEWLPFFEEPKFGILPLICGTFLVTIIAMVVAIPVGLGCAIFLSEYAPKAARKLLKPLLELLAGIPTIVYGFFALTIVTPLLQKMIPNLQFFNAISPGIVIGFMMIPTVASLAEDAMGAVAKGAKEASLALGATRFETVKQVILPAAFSGIIAAVLLAASRAIGETMIVVIAGGSTPNLSLDPTHSIQTLTAYIVQVSLGDAPHGTITYYSMYAVGATLLVFTFMMNIISQQIMRRFKEAI, from the coding sequence TTGGCTCATCATAACAAAAGTCAAATTACATTTTCTGTGCAGCATTTGATTGAAAGGAATCGGCTTAAAAGAAAGAAAACGCAGCGAATCAATCGAATGGTTCCAGTATTTCTAAAGGCAATTGCTAGCGTTTCTATTATAACGACAGTAGGAATCGTGATGACGCTTGCAAATGAAACGATGATGTTTTTTCGAAAAGTATCATTGCATGATTTTTTTCTTGATAAAGAGTGGTTACCTTTTTTTGAAGAACCGAAATTTGGAATACTTCCGCTTATATGTGGAACATTTCTTGTTACAATCATTGCTATGGTTGTGGCGATTCCAGTTGGATTAGGGTGTGCCATTTTCTTAAGTGAGTATGCTCCAAAGGCTGCTAGAAAGTTATTAAAGCCGTTGTTAGAACTATTGGCAGGTATCCCGACAATTGTATACGGCTTTTTTGCATTAACGATTGTTACACCACTTTTACAAAAAATGATTCCAAATTTACAATTTTTCAATGCGATTAGTCCAGGAATTGTAATTGGTTTTATGATGATTCCGACGGTTGCTTCTCTTGCTGAGGATGCAATGGGGGCTGTAGCAAAGGGAGCCAAGGAAGCCTCGTTGGCGCTTGGAGCAACTCGATTTGAAACAGTCAAGCAAGTCATCTTACCTGCCGCGTTTAGCGGAATTATAGCTGCGGTTTTATTGGCAGCTTCTCGTGCGATTGGTGAAACGATGATTGTTGTCATTGCGGGCGGTTCAACGCCAAATTTATCTTTGGATCCAACACATTCGATTCAAACATTAACAGCATATATTGTTCAAGTGAGTTTAGGAGATGCACCGCATGGTACGATTACTTACTACAGTATGTATGCTGTAGGGGCTACGCTCCTTGTATTTACGTTTATGATGAATATCATTTCACAGCAAATTATGCGTCGATTTAAAGAGGCGATATAA